From Anopheles darlingi chromosome 2, idAnoDarlMG_H_01, whole genome shotgun sequence, the proteins below share one genomic window:
- the LOC125951792 gene encoding uncharacterized protein LOC125951792 isoform X1 codes for MDTDGSFPPDKVDIDPNMTERLQQQIVVLDEGAHASNYSRVSPPKAVIDSSPLQSAMDKNKESLKVKLLVRRSFNQLVEQGIMPPLKTSPAIYEQRRQLERAKTGDLLKAKIKKRPDRVELEQRHILEQCDSNVDPSLAEKRRALEKALLVDHLNSKISHRPGPLDLIGKNILHADEPIERIVKQGLVDYASTLDESSVATPTTVGEGEDSLSSEGESLQGVTVTLVTGQHEPLPPPPPQPPVPTGGTVLVQHAIQLPIASTHAALQPAQILAVQPEFFTIKPAIPIVANDGTVLATIAAPVLTPSTADVAPSIAANISSTSQPPQQTEKAISTQSNLRPILPSAKPVPDLPPLSLTMTPSMTIDLKHLNSNSINSTASAGTGGKDKSMKKKCKARTITKARSIKFHEYKGPSGSHKGSSGHGGSGGSSNSSDNNYQLIMKQQHLLEYLEEMCKKPTGIPSPSASRDQQTQQQQQQQQQQQQQQQQPQQQSSALEGTEGETAGVDHTPIDSPIASSKSGISTTNSAANASSGVDPATEILSKYKVSQLKKYCKQHNLPVSGTKSNLIERLRTFLKTVGDVQAMSILNATVLDCATGGTDAELEGNRLAEQQKRIAELQLQLQRSQEQLEQFRSMCTNQFVAPGTPVSDPSAPVPPPPPPPPPPTNMVSTSSGHLGSDVGMLTSVGSPFETQVGEITTGNGEGSIADSAGTSSDGPVAAVLDDGFFLSSLSTADSTTVDYDQGMETILHTAVPAAHPSVEHSPTHHTTLDKVLGQVQPTISSLAMAAEATEDRGSAVPVMQGVSGSIGVLGNGGVCGPNNVPLVGDLHNLAISMKSVKFETHSGDDSMQQDSIMITDFGDIDLVDFHMQSLDSDGPFPMITNHDPVPNSSGTETDQHHHQHLSNQHEQHHQQQQQRSTEQQLADSSNTMHGTLSLFGVPHDPNALKILSNGFADQLHTSEAPSVVDVLQQQTYMNNNDILGGVVSDCIGEHGDTLRLGLLGEGEQQTDVTLPGMKLFGEPNHHLHQVQLHLPQQQHQLQQHQQQQQQHQHQQQQHLHHHHHNQPQQGDSNNNFGANPSIGAFRFAMQQHQHHPVACSSSSSSSTTSASSTSSSPGSCFKTPVPLNSNMSKTQAALHLSNQNSSSHNHHQQQQQQQQEHQQQQHHQPHNHQLQLQNQLGHHMASPATSSNSSNNVLLSDEIESFQDNAMDFESLLTNDADADGVLSANTCHRMMLDCAQDKPLFNFLPETSILDYFNEDCNGHDFEIKHVEY; via the exons ATGGATACCGACGGCTCATTTCCGCCAG ACAAGGTAGATATAGACCCGAACATGACGGAGCGGTTACAGCAACAGATCGTGGTACTAGACGAAGGAGCACATGCCAGCAACTACTCGCGAGTATCGCCTCCCAAAGCAGTCATAGACAGCAGTCCACTGCAAAGCGCCAtggacaaaaacaaagaat CACTGAAAGTGAAGCTGCTCGTAAGGCGATCCTTCAATCAGCTGGTCGAGCAAGGAATCATGCCTC CCCTCAAAACCTCACCGGCTATTTACGAGCAGCGCCGGCAACTGGAGAGGGCCAAAACGGGGGATTTGCTTAAAGCAAAGATAAAAAAGCGTCCCGATCGGGTGGAGTTGGAACAGCGGCACATCCTCGAACAGTGCGACAGTAATGTGGATCCGAGTTTAGCCGAAAAACGGCGGGCGCTCGAGAAGGCGCTGCTGGTTGATCACCTTAATTCTAAAATATCGCACCGACCGGGACCGCTGGATTTGATTGGGAAAAACATTCTGCACGCCGATGAACCTATCGAGCGAATAGTGAAGCAGGGTCTGGTAGACTACGCTTCCACGCTCGACGAATCGTCGGTAGCTACTCCTACCACAGTAGGCGAAGGGGAAGATTCACTCAGCTCTGAAGGTGAATCGTTGCAGGGTGTTACCGTGACCCTAGTAACGGGGCAACACgagccactaccaccgccaccaccgcagccGCCTGTGCCGACAGGAGGGACAGTCCTGGTGCAACACGCGATTCAATTGCCAATAGCGTCAACGCATGCCGCTCTGCAGCCAGCCCAGATTTTGGCGGTTCAGCCGGAGTTTTTCACAATCAAGCCGGCGATTCCGATCGTTGCCAACGATGGTACAGTGCTTGCTACGATCGCTGCCCCCGTACTTACACCTTCAACAGCTGATGTGGCTCCTTCCATTGCCGCAAACATTTCTTCCACATCGCAACCGCCACAGCAAACTGAGAAGGCCATTTCGACCCAATCAAATCTGCGACCCATACTGCCAAGTGCCAAACCTGTTCCGGATTTGCCACCCCTCTCGCTCACCATGACACCTTCAATGACGATCGATTTGAAGCATCTGAATAGTAATAGTATTAACAGCACGGCCagcgccggtaccggtggtaaagacaaatcgatgaaaaagaaatgcaaagcCAGAACCATCACAAAGGCGCGGTCCATAAAATTCCATGAGTATAAGGGACCATCGGGGTCCCACAAAGGCAGTTCTGGACATGGCGGATCCGGAGGAAGCTCAAACTCGAGCGATAACAACTATCAGCTCATCATGAAACAGCAACATTTGTTAGAGTACCTCGAGGAGATGTGCAAGAAGCCTACTGGCATACCGTCACCATCAGCCAGTCGGGACCAACagacgcaacagcagcagcagcagcagcagcaacaacaacaacaacaacaacaaccacaacaacaaagcagTGCTTTGGAAGGAACTGAGGGGGAAACAGCCGGAGTAGACCATACTCCCATTGATTCACCTATCGCATCGAGCAAATCGGGAATATCCACCACGAATAGCGCAGCGAACGCATCCTCTGGGGTTGATCCTGCTACAGAGATTCTGAGCAAGTATAAAGTGTCACAACTGAAGAAGTACTGCAAGCAGCACAATCTGCCTGTTTCGGGCACCAAATCGAACCTAATCGAGCGGTTACGGACGTTCCTGAAAACGGTAGGTGATGTGCAGGCGATGAGTATTCTTAACGCAACCGTTTTGGATTGTGCCACTGGAGGAACGGATGCTGAGCTAGAGGGTAACAGGCTGGctgagcagcagaagcgaatCGCGGAACTGCAGCTACAACTGCAACGAAGTCAAGAGCAACTGGAACAGTTTCGTTCAATGTGCACCAATCAGTTCGTGGCTCCTGGAACGCCTGTGTCCGATCCCTCAGCACCTGTACCACCTCCtccgccacctccaccaccacccacaaaCATGGTATCGACTTCTTCTGGACATCTCGGTAGCGACGTTGGAATGCTGACCTCAGTTGGTTCTCCATTCGAAACGCAGGTTGGTGAGATAACAACGGGGAACGGTGAGGGAAGCATTGCCGATTCGGCTGGGACGTCTTCAGACGGACCTGTCGCTGCAGTGCTGGATGATGGCTTCTTTCTCAGTAGCTTATCCACGGCTGATTCCACAACCGTCGATTACGATCAAGGTATGGAGACGATACTGCATACGGCCGTACCAGCGGCACACCCTTCAGTGGAGCATAGTCCGACACATCATACTACCCTCGATAAAGTGCTGGGACAGGTGCAGCCAACCATATCCAGCCTGGCAATGGCTGCCGAAGCAACAGAAGATCGTGGCTCGGCGGTGCCAGTAATGCAGGGTGTGTCGGGCAGCATTGGCGTGCTGGGAAATGGGGGCGTGTGTGGTCCGAACAATGTTCCACTGGTTGGAGATTTACATAATCTCGCGATCAGTATGAAGTCGGTAAAATTCGAGACACACTCCGGCGATGACTCGATGCAGCAGGACTCGATTATGATAACCGATTTCGGCGACATTGATCTGGTCGATTTTCACATGCAATCATTGGATAGTGACGGCCCTTTTCCGATGATAACAAATCACGATCCAGTGCCAAACAGTAGTGGTACGGAGACtgaccaacatcatcaccagcatcttTCGAATCAACatgaacagcatcatcagcagcaacaacaaaggtCAACCGAGCAACAGCTTGCCGATTCATCGAACACAATGCATGGCACACTGAGTTTGTTCGGTGTTCCACATGATCCGAATGCTCTAAAGATATTGTCAAACGGTTTTGCTGATCAGTTGCATACGAGCGAAGCTCCTAGCGTTGTCGATGTACTACAACAGCAAACGTACATGAACAATAATGACATACTAGGAGGCGTAGTTTCCGATTGCATCGGGGAGCACGGTGACACGCTACGGTTGGGTCTGCTGGGAGAAGGTGAACAGCAAACTGATGTAACATTGCCTGGTATGAAGCTTTTCGGAGAGCCCAATCATCATCTACATCAGGTACAGCTGCATCttccgcaacaacagcatcaacttcagcagcatcaacagcagcaacaacaacatcaacatcaacaacaacaacaccttcaccatcatcaccataatcAGCCACAACAAGGTGACAGTAACAATAATTTCGGTGCCAATCCGTCGATTGGAGCGTTCCGGtttgcaatgcagcagcaccaacatcaTCCGGTCGcctgtagcagtagcagcagcagtagcaccactaGCGctagcagtaccagcagcagccctggtAGCTGTTTTAAAACACCGGTACCACTTAATTCTAACATGAGCAAAACTCAGGCCGCACTACATCTATCGAATCAAAATTCCTCTtctcacaatcatcatcaacaacaacagcagcagcaacaggaacaccaacagcaacaacatcaccaacCGCATAATCATCAGCTCCAACTACAAAATCAATTGGGCCATCATATGGCTAGCCCAGCTAcaagtagcaacagtagcaacaatGTTCTGCTGAGTGACGAAATTGAATCGTTCCAGGATAATGCGATGGATTTTGAAAGTTTGCTCACGAACGATGCGGACGCGGACGGTGTGCTCTCGGCCAACACGTGCCACCGTATGATGCTGGACTGTGCGCAGGACAAGCCACTTTTCAACTTTCTGCCGGAAACCAGTATACTAGACTACTTTAACGAAGATTGTAACGGGCACGATTTTGAAATAAAGCATGTGGAATACTAA
- the LOC125951792 gene encoding uncharacterized protein LOC125951792 isoform X2, whose amino-acid sequence MTERLQQQIVVLDEGAHASNYSRVSPPKAVIDSSPLQSAMDKNKESLKVKLLVRRSFNQLVEQGIMPPLKTSPAIYEQRRQLERAKTGDLLKAKIKKRPDRVELEQRHILEQCDSNVDPSLAEKRRALEKALLVDHLNSKISHRPGPLDLIGKNILHADEPIERIVKQGLVDYASTLDESSVATPTTVGEGEDSLSSEGESLQGVTVTLVTGQHEPLPPPPPQPPVPTGGTVLVQHAIQLPIASTHAALQPAQILAVQPEFFTIKPAIPIVANDGTVLATIAAPVLTPSTADVAPSIAANISSTSQPPQQTEKAISTQSNLRPILPSAKPVPDLPPLSLTMTPSMTIDLKHLNSNSINSTASAGTGGKDKSMKKKCKARTITKARSIKFHEYKGPSGSHKGSSGHGGSGGSSNSSDNNYQLIMKQQHLLEYLEEMCKKPTGIPSPSASRDQQTQQQQQQQQQQQQQQQQPQQQSSALEGTEGETAGVDHTPIDSPIASSKSGISTTNSAANASSGVDPATEILSKYKVSQLKKYCKQHNLPVSGTKSNLIERLRTFLKTVGDVQAMSILNATVLDCATGGTDAELEGNRLAEQQKRIAELQLQLQRSQEQLEQFRSMCTNQFVAPGTPVSDPSAPVPPPPPPPPPPTNMVSTSSGHLGSDVGMLTSVGSPFETQVGEITTGNGEGSIADSAGTSSDGPVAAVLDDGFFLSSLSTADSTTVDYDQGMETILHTAVPAAHPSVEHSPTHHTTLDKVLGQVQPTISSLAMAAEATEDRGSAVPVMQGVSGSIGVLGNGGVCGPNNVPLVGDLHNLAISMKSVKFETHSGDDSMQQDSIMITDFGDIDLVDFHMQSLDSDGPFPMITNHDPVPNSSGTETDQHHHQHLSNQHEQHHQQQQQRSTEQQLADSSNTMHGTLSLFGVPHDPNALKILSNGFADQLHTSEAPSVVDVLQQQTYMNNNDILGGVVSDCIGEHGDTLRLGLLGEGEQQTDVTLPGMKLFGEPNHHLHQVQLHLPQQQHQLQQHQQQQQQHQHQQQQHLHHHHHNQPQQGDSNNNFGANPSIGAFRFAMQQHQHHPVACSSSSSSSTTSASSTSSSPGSCFKTPVPLNSNMSKTQAALHLSNQNSSSHNHHQQQQQQQQEHQQQQHHQPHNHQLQLQNQLGHHMASPATSSNSSNNVLLSDEIESFQDNAMDFESLLTNDADADGVLSANTCHRMMLDCAQDKPLFNFLPETSILDYFNEDCNGHDFEIKHVEY is encoded by the exons ATGACGGAGCGGTTACAGCAACAGATCGTGGTACTAGACGAAGGAGCACATGCCAGCAACTACTCGCGAGTATCGCCTCCCAAAGCAGTCATAGACAGCAGTCCACTGCAAAGCGCCAtggacaaaaacaaagaat CACTGAAAGTGAAGCTGCTCGTAAGGCGATCCTTCAATCAGCTGGTCGAGCAAGGAATCATGCCTC CCCTCAAAACCTCACCGGCTATTTACGAGCAGCGCCGGCAACTGGAGAGGGCCAAAACGGGGGATTTGCTTAAAGCAAAGATAAAAAAGCGTCCCGATCGGGTGGAGTTGGAACAGCGGCACATCCTCGAACAGTGCGACAGTAATGTGGATCCGAGTTTAGCCGAAAAACGGCGGGCGCTCGAGAAGGCGCTGCTGGTTGATCACCTTAATTCTAAAATATCGCACCGACCGGGACCGCTGGATTTGATTGGGAAAAACATTCTGCACGCCGATGAACCTATCGAGCGAATAGTGAAGCAGGGTCTGGTAGACTACGCTTCCACGCTCGACGAATCGTCGGTAGCTACTCCTACCACAGTAGGCGAAGGGGAAGATTCACTCAGCTCTGAAGGTGAATCGTTGCAGGGTGTTACCGTGACCCTAGTAACGGGGCAACACgagccactaccaccgccaccaccgcagccGCCTGTGCCGACAGGAGGGACAGTCCTGGTGCAACACGCGATTCAATTGCCAATAGCGTCAACGCATGCCGCTCTGCAGCCAGCCCAGATTTTGGCGGTTCAGCCGGAGTTTTTCACAATCAAGCCGGCGATTCCGATCGTTGCCAACGATGGTACAGTGCTTGCTACGATCGCTGCCCCCGTACTTACACCTTCAACAGCTGATGTGGCTCCTTCCATTGCCGCAAACATTTCTTCCACATCGCAACCGCCACAGCAAACTGAGAAGGCCATTTCGACCCAATCAAATCTGCGACCCATACTGCCAAGTGCCAAACCTGTTCCGGATTTGCCACCCCTCTCGCTCACCATGACACCTTCAATGACGATCGATTTGAAGCATCTGAATAGTAATAGTATTAACAGCACGGCCagcgccggtaccggtggtaaagacaaatcgatgaaaaagaaatgcaaagcCAGAACCATCACAAAGGCGCGGTCCATAAAATTCCATGAGTATAAGGGACCATCGGGGTCCCACAAAGGCAGTTCTGGACATGGCGGATCCGGAGGAAGCTCAAACTCGAGCGATAACAACTATCAGCTCATCATGAAACAGCAACATTTGTTAGAGTACCTCGAGGAGATGTGCAAGAAGCCTACTGGCATACCGTCACCATCAGCCAGTCGGGACCAACagacgcaacagcagcagcagcagcagcagcaacaacaacaacaacaacaacaaccacaacaacaaagcagTGCTTTGGAAGGAACTGAGGGGGAAACAGCCGGAGTAGACCATACTCCCATTGATTCACCTATCGCATCGAGCAAATCGGGAATATCCACCACGAATAGCGCAGCGAACGCATCCTCTGGGGTTGATCCTGCTACAGAGATTCTGAGCAAGTATAAAGTGTCACAACTGAAGAAGTACTGCAAGCAGCACAATCTGCCTGTTTCGGGCACCAAATCGAACCTAATCGAGCGGTTACGGACGTTCCTGAAAACGGTAGGTGATGTGCAGGCGATGAGTATTCTTAACGCAACCGTTTTGGATTGTGCCACTGGAGGAACGGATGCTGAGCTAGAGGGTAACAGGCTGGctgagcagcagaagcgaatCGCGGAACTGCAGCTACAACTGCAACGAAGTCAAGAGCAACTGGAACAGTTTCGTTCAATGTGCACCAATCAGTTCGTGGCTCCTGGAACGCCTGTGTCCGATCCCTCAGCACCTGTACCACCTCCtccgccacctccaccaccacccacaaaCATGGTATCGACTTCTTCTGGACATCTCGGTAGCGACGTTGGAATGCTGACCTCAGTTGGTTCTCCATTCGAAACGCAGGTTGGTGAGATAACAACGGGGAACGGTGAGGGAAGCATTGCCGATTCGGCTGGGACGTCTTCAGACGGACCTGTCGCTGCAGTGCTGGATGATGGCTTCTTTCTCAGTAGCTTATCCACGGCTGATTCCACAACCGTCGATTACGATCAAGGTATGGAGACGATACTGCATACGGCCGTACCAGCGGCACACCCTTCAGTGGAGCATAGTCCGACACATCATACTACCCTCGATAAAGTGCTGGGACAGGTGCAGCCAACCATATCCAGCCTGGCAATGGCTGCCGAAGCAACAGAAGATCGTGGCTCGGCGGTGCCAGTAATGCAGGGTGTGTCGGGCAGCATTGGCGTGCTGGGAAATGGGGGCGTGTGTGGTCCGAACAATGTTCCACTGGTTGGAGATTTACATAATCTCGCGATCAGTATGAAGTCGGTAAAATTCGAGACACACTCCGGCGATGACTCGATGCAGCAGGACTCGATTATGATAACCGATTTCGGCGACATTGATCTGGTCGATTTTCACATGCAATCATTGGATAGTGACGGCCCTTTTCCGATGATAACAAATCACGATCCAGTGCCAAACAGTAGTGGTACGGAGACtgaccaacatcatcaccagcatcttTCGAATCAACatgaacagcatcatcagcagcaacaacaaaggtCAACCGAGCAACAGCTTGCCGATTCATCGAACACAATGCATGGCACACTGAGTTTGTTCGGTGTTCCACATGATCCGAATGCTCTAAAGATATTGTCAAACGGTTTTGCTGATCAGTTGCATACGAGCGAAGCTCCTAGCGTTGTCGATGTACTACAACAGCAAACGTACATGAACAATAATGACATACTAGGAGGCGTAGTTTCCGATTGCATCGGGGAGCACGGTGACACGCTACGGTTGGGTCTGCTGGGAGAAGGTGAACAGCAAACTGATGTAACATTGCCTGGTATGAAGCTTTTCGGAGAGCCCAATCATCATCTACATCAGGTACAGCTGCATCttccgcaacaacagcatcaacttcagcagcatcaacagcagcaacaacaacatcaacatcaacaacaacaacaccttcaccatcatcaccataatcAGCCACAACAAGGTGACAGTAACAATAATTTCGGTGCCAATCCGTCGATTGGAGCGTTCCGGtttgcaatgcagcagcaccaacatcaTCCGGTCGcctgtagcagtagcagcagcagtagcaccactaGCGctagcagtaccagcagcagccctggtAGCTGTTTTAAAACACCGGTACCACTTAATTCTAACATGAGCAAAACTCAGGCCGCACTACATCTATCGAATCAAAATTCCTCTtctcacaatcatcatcaacaacaacagcagcagcaacaggaacaccaacagcaacaacatcaccaacCGCATAATCATCAGCTCCAACTACAAAATCAATTGGGCCATCATATGGCTAGCCCAGCTAcaagtagcaacagtagcaacaatGTTCTGCTGAGTGACGAAATTGAATCGTTCCAGGATAATGCGATGGATTTTGAAAGTTTGCTCACGAACGATGCGGACGCGGACGGTGTGCTCTCGGCCAACACGTGCCACCGTATGATGCTGGACTGTGCGCAGGACAAGCCACTTTTCAACTTTCTGCCGGAAACCAGTATACTAGACTACTTTAACGAAGATTGTAACGGGCACGATTTTGAAATAAAGCATGTGGAATACTAA
- the LOC125959799 gene encoding 3-phosphoinositide-dependent protein kinase 1 — MENRPPPSSSARRLSPTDFYFGKLLGEGSFSCVYLAKEVRTAKKYAIKVCEKRLILREKKQEYVKREREVLNRLSGRPGFLGLYCTFQDRSRLYFVMTYACNGTLLSLLSRPSFTLDCARFYAAEILLALETMHDLGILHRDIKPENILMDQHMHVLMADFGSSKLDYQEEVEQPKNEEQPEAAASKANDAPPSPTMSSARKHAEQVLGKSMENANEEDNDSGTDTDDRHPSSRSAKRRSFVGTAQYVSPEILTGTPSSPASDLWSYACTIYQMVCGVPPFRAASEYLIFQKILRCQVNYGEGFDPTAKDLVTRLLQIEQCKRLGAHDQPRYCTLRAHPFFRGIQFDQLRSTPAPIPPTEDTVLHGETAANVANSYFPEGMKPGLDDRQLTRLLDFKLASVGVSDDDDDDDTDGGGTGSRSGSVGSAAASNTRTDMVTPRSGTAPMKFTKSFTDGTSIDGSKHDTATLAMWEPFAEGEKILKLGYVHKRKGLFARRRLFLLTTGPRLIYIDPVNMVKKGEIPWTRELSVEAKNFKTFYVHTPNRTYYLEDPEGFALKWCDCINEVHRKAFLNSVETNGRT; from the exons ATGGAGAATCGTCCACCTCCGAGCAGCAGCGCTCGTCGGCTGAGCCCGACCGATTTTTATTTTGGCAAGTTGTTGGGCGAAGGAAGTTTCAGCTGCGTTTATCTGGCGAAAGAGGTGCGGACTGCGAAAAAATATGCGA TTAAGGTGTGCGAAAAACGGCTGATCCTGCGGGAGAAGAAACAGGAGTACGTGAAGCGAGAACGGGAAGTGCTCAATCGGCTGAGCGGGCGGCCCGGGTTTCTGGGGCTGTACTGTACGTTTCAGGATCGCTCTCGGCTGTACTTTGTCATGACCTACGCCTGCAACGGAACGCTCCTATCGCTGCTATCACGGCCCTCCTTCACGCTGGACTGTGCCCGATTCTACGCCGCCGAGATACTGTTGGCGCTCGAAACCATGCACGATCTGGGCATTCTGCACCGGGACATAAAGCCGGAAAACATTCTGATGGATCAGCATATGCACGTGCTGATGGCGGACTTTGGTTCCTCCAAGCTCGACTATCAGGAGGAAGTCGAACAACCAAAGAACGAGGAACAGCCAGAAGCGGCTGCTTCGAAAGCCAACGACGCTCCTCCCTCGCCCACCATGTCTTCAGCACGGAAGCACGCCGAACAGGTCCTGGgaaaatcgatggaaaatgcGAACGAAGAGGACAACGATAGCGGTACCGATACGGACGATCGACATCCTTCATCACGTAGTGCTAAGCGTCGCAGCTTCGTCGGAACGGCGCAGTACGTGTCACCGGAAATTCTGACCGGCACACCCTCATCGCCTGCCTCCGATCTCTGGTCGTACGCCTGCACCATCTACCAgatggtgtgtggtgtacCACCATTCCGGGCCGCTTCGGAGTATCTTATTTTTCAGAAAATCCTCCGCTGCCAGGTGAACTATGGGGAAGGGTTTGATCCCACGGCCAAGGATCTCGTCACGCGTCTGCTTCAGATCGAGCAATGCAAGCGGCTCGGTGCACACGATCAACCGCGCTACTGTACGCTGCGAGCACATCCGTTCTTTCGGGGAATACAGTTCGACCAGCTACGTTCCACGCCCGCACCAATCCCACCCACTGAGGATACAGTATTACATGGTGAAACGGCCGCAAACGTGGCAAACTCCTATTTTCCGGAGGGCATGAAACCCGGCCTAGACGATCGACAGCTAACTCGCCTGCTGGATTTCAAGCTCGCCTCGGTCGGTGTatcggatgacgatgatgatgatgatactgatggTGGCGGTACTGGAAGCCGCAGCGGCAGCGTTGGTAGTGCGGCAGCTAGCAATACAAGAACTGACATGGTAACACCTCGGTCCGGCACGGCGCCGATGAAGTTTACAAAATCGTTCACCGATGGAACCTCGATCGATGGCAGCAAGCACGATACGGCCACCCTAGCCATGTGGGAACCGTTTGCCGAGGGCGAAAAGATCCTAAAGCTCGGCTATGTGCATAAACGCAAAGGATTGTTTGCGAGGCGTCGCCTGTTTCTGCTCACCACCGGCCCAAGACTGATCTACATCGATCCGGTGAACATGGTGAAGAAGGGTGAGATCCCCTGGACACGTGAGCTTTCGGTGGAAGCGAAAAACTTTAAAACCTTCTACGTGCACACG CCCAACCGCACCTACTACCTAGAGGATCCGGAAGGCTTCGCCCTGAAGTGGTGCGATTGCATTAACGAGGTCCACCGGAAGGCTTTCCTGAACAGTGTAGAGACGAACGGTCGTACTTAA